Proteins encoded by one window of Camarhynchus parvulus unplaced genomic scaffold, STF_HiC, whole genome shotgun sequence:
- the LOC115917132 gene encoding LOW QUALITY PROTEIN: RNA-binding protein 42-like (The sequence of the model RefSeq protein was modified relative to this genomic sequence to represent the inferred CDS: deleted 1 base in 1 codon) translates to GPRGPLALRPPPGAMVGVGPPLGAPPAPPLLLAPPPLQRPPPTPPLGATMGGGGALRAAGAAGGGGAPVPPLPPVAAGGPRAPRPRAPKPTPPVIQAAPTVYPAPPRRAPEETPPPRAPPPEEPRIGPSLPAPPPAIATPPPEPRPGPAHIAPVPRPLRRPRPQDPPFPVPEVGAEPAAEDKRKGRGERLKRCIRTAAGSSWEDPSLLEWDADDFRIFCGDLGNEVNDETLGRAFGRFPSFLKAKVIRDKRSGKTKGYGFVSFKDPNDYVRAMREMNGPQ, encoded by the exons CGGGTCCCCGGGGTCCCCTGGCCCTGCGGCCCCCCCCCGGCGCCATGGTGGGGGTGGGGCCTCCCCTGGgggccccccccgccccccccctgCTGCTCGCCCCTCCCCCACTGCAGAGAccgccccccaccccccccctGGGGGCAACGATGGGCGGGGGAGGGGCCCTGAGAGCGGCCGGAGCG gcgggggggggaggggctcccgtgccccccctgcccccgGTGGCCGCGGGGGGACCCCGAGCGCCCCGGC CCCGGGCCCCCAAACCGACCCCGCCCGTCATCCAGGCCGCGCCCACCGTGTacccggccccgccccgccgcgccccg GAGGAGACTCCGCCCCCTCGGGCTCCGCCCCCTGAGGAGCCCCGGATTGGCCCCAGCCTCCCGGCTCCGCCCCCCGCCATAGCCACGCCTCCTCCAGAGCCGCGTCCTGGCCCCGCCCACATCGCACCGGTGCCACGCCCCCTGCGCAGGCCACGCCCACAGGACCCGCCCTTTCCTGTGCCTGAG GTGGGGGCGGAGCCGGCGGCCGAGGACAAGCGGAAGGGGCGGGGCGAGCGGCTGAAGCGCTGCATCCGCACGGCGGccgggagcagctgggaggatCCCAGCCTGCTGGAGTGGGACgctg ACGATTTCCGTATTTTCTGCGGCGACCTGGGCAACGAGGTGAACGACGAGACGCTGGGCCGCGCCTTCGGGCGCTTCCCGTCCTTCCTCAAGGCCAAGGTGATCCGGGACAAGCGCTCGGGCAAGACCAAGGGCTACGGCTTCGTGTCCTTCAAGGACCCCAACGACTACGTGCGCGCCATGCGCGAGATGAACG GACCCCAATGA